Part of the Natronobacterium gregoryi SP2 genome, GCCGGAGCGACGACATTTCGTTCTCTGATTCCATCGGCGAGCGCGATGGCGTCTTTCTGGTCGTCGACGACGATGGAAAGAACCTGAGAGTCGCCTCGTAGTTCGAACCCCATCGACTTGAGGCCGTCACGGAGATGGGCGACATTCTCCCAAAGCCGTTCGCGGGCGTCGGTGTGACGGGCGACGTGTAAGGCTTCACTCGCCGCGCCAGCAGACGTTGGCGCGAGTCCGGGCGAGGTGACGAACGGCGGGGCCTCGTGGACCAGCCACTCGATCAGGGCGTCGCTACCGGCGACGTAACCGCCCTGGCTGGCAAGCGCCATCGAGAGCGACCCCAACTGCACGTCGACACACTCCTCGAGTCCCTCAGCCTGGACGATTCCGCCGCCGCCGGCGTAGAGGCCCGTAGCGTGTGTCTCGTCGGCCAGCACCCACGCGCCGAACGTTGTGGCGAGGTTACAGATTGCCGACAGCGGTGCGACGGTGCCGGCCGTCCCGAAGACGGTGTCGGTTGCGATCAGCCAGGACTCGTCGTCGGCACCGTGTTCGGCTCGCATCTCGAGTTTCGATCGCAGGTCGTCGGGACTGCAGTGGTCGTAGACGACGACGTCGGCACGCGAGAGTTTGCAGCCGTCGACGATCCCTGCGTTAGTCGACTCGTCGACGAAGACGGCGTCAGGTTCGAGTGCCGTGATCGTGCCAACGCCCGCGACATAGCCCGACGAAAACGAGAGCGCACGGTCGGTGCCTGTGACCTCCGCGAGCTGGCGCTCGAGGTCGTGGTGGACGAGCGTGTCGCCGGTCACTGGCCGACTCGCTCCAGCGCCAGTACCGACGGTCGCGGCGGCCTGTCTGGCCGCGTTCTGGACCCGCTGGTTGCCGGTCAGCCCCAGATAGTTGTTCGATCCAAACACCAGCACCTCTTCGGCCTCGAGGACGGGTAGGTCGCCACCGGGCGGCGGAGCGAAGTGGACGCGCTCGGCCACTCGATCCGCAGGTGACAGCGTCCGTCGGTTCTCTTCCTCGAGAGCGGTCACCCGGTCCTCGAGGTCGAACCCGCGGTCTTCCATTCGCGTGAACGGACTCTTTGGTGTGGTTTTATTCTCACGGTTCTGTTTTGTGAATGGAAACTGATACGAATTGGACAGAACGCGGACGTAGATGCGTTCCGGCTGCAATTGGAACCGTCCCGGGATCGACGGCCACAAATGTTGGATTGTAGAACCAAGTTGGCCGTTACAGTAATGTGGTAGAACTCTAACTCATCTCAACTGGAAAAAGTCCAAAAATTAAATACGTGAGAGAATGTAGGATGCGTAAGTCGACCTATGACCGACAGTACGTTCGACGACGATGTGGGAAACGGGGGTGGGATCGACGTCGGCTCGAGTGGGAGTGAGTTGTTCGGCGGAATCGCGGAGGACGCCCACGAGGAGCCGGCGGTCGACGACGGGAAACCGGATCACGACCGGACCGTAGGCGATGTCGAAGACAGGACAGCTGCGTCTATCTTCGGCGAACTCAAGGCAGACGTCGGTAACGACGCCGACGACGTACTCGGGGACGAGAGTCCCGACGACATCATCGCGAGCGCGGACGAGCCGACGACCGACTCGGTGTGGCCGGACGACGACCTCGTCGCCGACGAAGAAGAACTCGAGACGCTTCTGTTGACTGGCCGCACGAAAGGACAGGAGTTTCTCTGGGTCGCCCCAGAAGACGCGAACGACGGCGAAAGATCCTCCGAAACAGAAACTGAAACCGGCGAGAAAACTGATCCGGAGACCGACGGTGCAGCGAGTGCTCCACCGACGGCGGCCGCCGAATCGGCCGAGATGGACGAGAACGGTTCGACCGCGGCTCCTACCGGGGTGGGGCCTGGAGAAACCGACGAAACGCGCGTCGCACTCGAGGCCGAGAGTAGCGACGACCCGGACGAGGCCTCCGCCACGAATCCCACACCCCTCGAGTCGACGTCGACTCTGGACGGCGACGAGTCGTCGGCCAGTACTGTCGGCGAGTCCGGAGCGACGACGGCGACCGAGGCAACGTCGACAGAAGAAACGGACTCGGGAGACGAAGACGAAAGCGAAGGCGAGTCGGACGACGCGACTGGGCTGGTCGGGTCACTACTGTCGACACTCAACCCCTTCTAAACTCCGGCGAACGTCGACGTGCGAGACGAACCGAAAGACCGCGATCGGATCGACTCGCAACGCTAAGCGTGACGAACCGATAGCCGTCGAACTACTCGTCTCCCACGTTTACCGTGACGACCGGCACCGGCGACGACCGGATGACCCGTTCGGCGACGCTCCCGATCAGTTCCCGGGACGTCCCCGTGCGACCGGATGTCGCCATGACGACGATGTCTACGTCGTTCTCGTCGACGTACTCGAGAATCTCCTCGTGTGGGACGCCACGAACGACCGACGACTCGACCTCGAGTCCGGACTCCTCGGCACGGTCGACGACGTCGTCGACGGCTCGCTCGCCGGCGTCGAACAGCGAGCCGTAGATGTCTTCTTCGGCGTCGTCGTCGAGTGTGCTTCCGAACGCCGGCGACGATTCGACGACGTACTGAGTGTGTAGGGTCGCGTCATATCGATCTGCGAGGTCGAGCGCGTGTGCGAGTGCGGTCTCTGATCGGTCGGAGCCGTCGGTCGGTGCAAAGACTGTATCGTACATAGGGCCCTATTCGGATAATCGACTTGAAGCGTTTTCGGCTGTCGCCAGTCACCAGGAATCCGGAACCGGGATGGCAAAAACGCGAATCGAAAGACAGGAGCCAGCTAGTACCGTCCCAACCGTGGATCGACTAGTTGAGAGTTGGTCAAAACCGATCACGATTCTCGATCAGAAGTACAGCGCACTAGCCAGAGTAGACTTGGGACGCTACTAGTACCGTCCCAACCGTCGACTGACGGGTCGAATCGAGCCACACCGCCAGATTCGACCCATCAGTTCAGGCTTGGCCCGCCACTAGAGAAACTCCGCTATATGATCGGCAACTTCCTCGGGAGTGTCACCGACCGGGACGCCGGCGTCGTTCAGAGCCGAAATCTTGCTCTCGGCAGTGCCGGTCCCGGAGCCAGAGACGATCGCACCGGCATGGCCCATGCGCTTGCCCGGCGGCGCGGTGCGGCCGGCGATGAAGCCTGCAACGGGCGTGTCGACGTGTTCGTCGATGAAGGCTGCGGCCTGCTCTTCGTCTTCGCCACCGATCTCGCCGCACATGACGATTGCCTCGGTGTCGGGGTCGTTCTCGAACAACTCGAGGGCATCGATGAAGCTCGTGCCGATGATCGGGTCGCCACCGATCCCGATCGCGGTCGTCTGGCCGATACCACGAGCGGTGAGGTTGTCGACGACCTGGTAGGTCAGAGTGCCCGAACGCGAGACGAGACCGACGTTCCCCTCGGCGAAGATGTTGCCGGGGAGAATGCCGAGTTTGGCCTCACCGGGCGTGATGAGACCGGGACAGTTCGGACCGACGAGTCGCGTATCGGTCTCCGAGAGGCGCTTGTTGACTTTGGCCATGTCCTGGGTCGGGATACCCTCCGTGATCGCGACGGCGAGATCGAGGTCCGCATCGAGCGCCTCGAAGATGGCGTCGCCCGCGAACGCCGGCGGGACGAAGACGACAGACGTGTCGGCGTTTTCCTCTTCGACGGCTTCGTGGACCGTGTCGTAGACGGGAACGCCGACAGCCTCCTGACCGCCCTTCCCCGGGACCGCACCGGCAACGACGTTGGTCCCGTACTCCATCATCTGTTCGGCGTGGAACTTTCCTTCCCCGCCAGTGATGCCCTGTACCACGACGCGCGTGTCGTCGTCGACTAAAACGCTCATTGTTCGTTCACCTCGTCAGCGTACTCGACGGAACGCTGAACCGCGTCCTCGAGGGTCTGTTCGACCGTCACGAGGTCCTCGTTCAGAATCTCCATACCTTCCTCCCAGTTCGTGCCGGCAAGCCGGACGACGACCGGCTTTGGAATCTCGTCGAACTGCTCGAGCGCCTCGTTGATCCCGCGGGCGACCTCGTCACCGCGAGTGATGCCGCCGAAGATGTTGAAGACGACCGAGTCGACGTTGTCGTCCGAAAAAACCATATCGAGCGCGTTCGCGATACGCTGGGCTTTCGCGCCACCGCCGACATCCAGGAAGTTGGCTGGTTCGCCGCCGTAGTGATCGACGAGATCCAGCGTCGTCATCACCAGCCCAGCGCCGTTGCCGATGATGCCGACGTTACCAGACAGGCGAACGTAGTCGAAGTCGTACTCGTCGGCCTTCTGCTCGAGTTCGTCCCCGCCGGCGGCTTCGTCTTCCATCTCGGCGAGTTCGGGCTGGCGGAACAGTGCGTCCTCGTCGACGTTCATCACAGCGTCGGCCGCGACGACCTCGTCGTCTTCGGTGACCATCAGCGGGTTGATCTCGACGTCGGAGCCGTCACGGCTCTCCCAGAGATCGTACAGCGTTTTCAGGATACTCGAGACGTCGCGGGCGACCGACTCGTCGACGCCCGCGTCGTAGACGGCCTTGCGGGCCTGGTAGGGATGCATGCCGAAAGACGGATCGACGTGCTCGCGTGCGATCGCGTCGGGATCTTCCTCGGCGACACCCTCTATATCGACCCCACCTTTGGTCGAAACCATCGCAACGGGCTTGCCCTCGCTGCGGTCCATCGTGATCCCGACGTAGAGTTCGTTGGTGAAGTCGACGGCTTCCTCGACGAGAACCTGCTCGACGTGATAGCCCTTGAGATCCATCCCAAGAATCGAATCGGCTGCCTCGCGAGCCTCGTCGGCGTCCGCGACGAGTTCGATCCCACCGGCCTTCCCACGCCCACCGACGTGTACCTGCGCTTTGACTGCGACTGGATACCCGATCTCGTCCGCCGCAGAAACGACCCCGTCGACGTCGGAGGCAAGTTGTGATGCCGGCGTCGGAATGCCAGCATCGGCAAAGACCCCCTTCGCCTGATATTCGTGTAGTCTCATACCCATTCGAACGGGCGTTCCGCCCTTGCTTAAATCCTGCCAGTTTCCGTTCGTCACGAAAACATCTTCGGCGAGCCCACCAGTGGCCGGCCCGAAACCGACGACGGTGACCGAAGCGTTTGACTCGAGCGAGCCCCAATCGTCGGCGAGACTCGCGGCACGCGAGGACCGGATCGAACCGCATGCAACTCACTCACGTCTCACAGCGGGGGTAACGCCGGTAATGTACCCGCCCGCTGCGCGCCTCGGTCGATGGGTCCGCACGCTCGAGAAGGGCCTTCGTATACTGGTCCACAGCAACCTCTTTATATCGATCGCGACCACGAGCGTCGCGGTGACGACGGCCCGCCTGGTCGGTCTCCCGCTCGAGGCGCTGCCACTTTTCGTCGTCTTCGCTGCGACGCTTTTCGTCTACACGGTCAACAGACTCACAGATCTCGAGGAAGACGAGCAAAACGTCCCACAGCGTGCGGCGTTTACGAAACGGTACGGACGACGCTGGCTGGGCCTTGGCTCGTTCCTCTATCTCGTTGCGGTCGTCGCCTCGCTCGCGCTCGGTCTGCCGGGGACGGGCTACATGCTGGCACCGCTTCTCGCCGTCGTCCTCTACTCGCAGGTCGGCATCAAGCGCGTGTTTTTCCTAAAGAACCTCTTCGTGGGGCTCGCCTGGGGAGCGATCCCACTTGGCGTCGGCTACTACTACGGACAGCTCTGGACCGCCGAAATCCTGTTTCTGACCGGCTACGTCGCCGCCATGATCACGGTCGCTGCAGTGATCTTCGACGTCAAAGACATCCAGGGCGATATCGAGGAAGGAATCTCGACGATTCCAAACACCGTCGGTCCAGAACAGACGCGGCAAGTAGCACAGCTCGGAAACGCCGCCGTCGCGATAGCCGTCGTCTCGGTCGTGACAGCAGGACTCGTTCCGACTCGGCTACTGGCCGTCCTCTCGATGAACGCATACGTCGCCAGCTACGTCCCGTTTGCGACACCTGACCGGGGGCCGCTGTTTTATGGGTTCGTCGTCGACGGCGAACACGTCTTCTTAGCCGGCGTCGTCGTCGGACTCGAGTGGCTACTGTGGTGACACCAGCGTTCGCGGTCAGTTCCGGTCGGTTTCACTCCAATCACAGTCCTGGCACTTCCAGCCGGTGACGAACTCGGTGACGGAAGGCATGTACCCGACTTGCAAAACGCCACCGCCGCAGTCGGGACACGCCCTGTCGGCGTCCTCGATCGATTCGGCCTCCATGACCGAGTCATCCTCGACGAGCTCTGCGAGTTTCTTGGCTGTGACCATTCGACCCTGAACGACGCGATTCTCGCTCACGTTCGAAAACCCGGGCCCGACCATCCTAAACGTTTCTTGCCCGAGGGCCTGCTTGAGGGACGGCCTGTAGGTGCGTGCACAATGGTATAGCGCTCTCGTTCCCAAAGACCAGTCATGGAAACGCGATGGGCAACGATCGACGGCGTGCGGGTACACGTTCCGGAAGACATCACTGCAGACGAACTCCGAGACCGACTCCACAAGCCCGACGATGCCGTCTTGATCGCCGTGACCGGTGACCTCGTCGCCGTCGTCCACGAGGACGACCGACCGCTCTCGGAACTGATCGCTGGCTGTGCGAACACCTACTACTTCAGGCGGGACGGAGACGTAGAGCGGACCGATATCCCTGCGATCGACGAAATCGAAACGGCGGTAACGGACCCGTCACAGGACGAGACGACGTTTCAGCGTCCCGATGTCGACCGCTGACGGCACTATTCGACTGTGACGACAGGTTCGTCCCCGAATTCAACCGTCACGTCGTATCCAGCGTACGGGAATGCGATTCGACCCGTGCGTTCTGCCCCCGACTCGGTCGTCTCGAACGCAGCAGTCAGTGCGTCCGGATCGACCGCCTCGAACAGCGGCGGGAGTTCCACCGGTTCCGTGTTTTCGAGCGTCGCAACAGCCATCACGATCCGTTCACACACTCCGTCACTGTCGGCCTCGAGAGTCTGAGTCATTGCTATCGTAGGCCACGCTCTGGCGTTAATATGTTTCGAAACTCGTATTGCTGATAGACATAGCCATGTACTCGTCCGTGAGGGGCGGCCGCCGGTTCTCACACCACGCCGAGCCGACTCGAGCAAATCTGTCGCCGACCGGAACCGACACGGAATTCGACGGTCTCGTACCGTTACTGTCGACGCGGCCGTACGCTCGCGTACCGATGACGACGAGCGAACGCGGTGCCAGCGAACGCGCTCACCCAGAGCACAGCAACCGACCGGTCTGACGGCCGGGATCGGCACGTGGCTCCTGCTCTCGGGCGTGCTCGTTACCGGAACCGGATGGATCGTCGTCCACAACGTGGTGGTCGGTGCTGCAATCGCTACCACGAGTGCAGACGCGGCGGCGTTCTCATAGGGATTATCGTACCAACCGGAGGTTTCGAAGCCCGTCCTTCGACGCTGTGTCGTGGTTCGTCACGGGAAAACTATGAACTCCTACGATACTCCCTATCAGACGAGGGTCCCCCTCCGCTCCCGACTGTCGCTGCGACGATCGTCGTCACCCTGCTGGGACTGTAGACGGCCGCGTCGGCGTTCGGCTTCGATCTCACAGCCATCCTGTTCTGGACCAACCTCGTCGTCGGTGCCGTCGTGGCAGTGCTGGGGATCGCAAGCGTCTACGCGAGCCGGCAGACGGCCGACATCTCTGCAGCCACGGCGTGATCTCCCCGTGACGTTAACACGCCTCACGTCGAACGACAGCGTATGACCGCTCACGTTCTCGTCCCCGTCGACGGATCGGCTGCTGCCGATACCGCACTCGAGTACGCTCACGAACAGTTCCCGAACGCGGGACTGACGCTGCTGTACGTGATGGACCCGATGGCCGACTACAGCCGCCGCCGATCGTTCCCAGGCTACCGGGACGACGACGAATTCACGAACGAACGGGAAAAAGGCGAACTCGTCCTCGAGAACGCAATCGAGAGGCTGCCAGACGACGCGTCGATCGAAACGACACTCGAGAGTGGTGACCCCGCGGATGCAATCGTCCGCTACACCGACGACGGAGACGTAGACCACGTCGTGATCGGAAGCCACGGTCGGAAATCCGTTGCCCGATTTTTGCTCGGCAGCGTCGCGGAGGCAGTCGTTCGCCGGTCGGTCGTGCCAGTGACGGTCGTGCGACCTGACGAGTAGCGATATCGTTCGGACGACGATTTCGACCCACGAGTCATACGGACTGCTGTACCGATGTCCCGGCGCGACCGCAGAAGTGTGCGGTCGCGCCGGAACTGACTGACAGCAAACCGTCTCAGTGTACTAGAGAGACGGTGGCTCACGAACCAGTCGACCCCGTGGCGCTTTACGTGGTTCGCAAAAGAGTGCTCCGTCTGGGATTTGAACCCAGGTCATCGGCTCGAAAGGCCGAAATGATTGGCCGGACTACACCAACGGAGCATATTGCTTCGCTCCTTGCTCCGGGCTTCGACGGCGGGCCGCCTCACCATGGAGCGTACATCGTTCGCGTCGCGCACCACCGTACGGGGCGCGTCTCGAACGCATTCGTTCGTTGCGCGGGGCTAATAAAAAACGTTCCGTTCCAGCGGCGTAGTGGCATGGGCTGACGTACCCGTCCCCGTCAGACGGATTGCTGTAACTAGTTACCGCCGATCGCCGACCCCGTTCTGGCGATCGGCGGTAATTGAATACAGCAAACCGTATCAGAGCGCGCGATTGCCCCACGACGAAACCCACCGTCTTCTCAACGTTTTTGGACCGCCATCACGACTCACCAGCCATGAAACACGTCCGCTTTCGCGATCCCGCAGGTGCCGTTCGCCGTGGCAAGTATCAGGACGGTATCGTCCACTTCGCGAACGAGAGTTACGACAAAGAAAGCGACGAGATCGATGTCCTGCCGCCCTGTGAACCCTCGAAGATCGTCTGCATCGGTCGCAACTATGCCGACCACGCCGACGAGATGGACTCCACGGTGCCGGACCAGCCGCTGCTCTTCCTGAAACCTCCGAGCGCACTCGCTGGACACGGCGACACCGTCACCGTCCCCGCGGGGAAAGACCGGATCGACTACGAGGCCGAACTGGCCGTCGTCATCGGCGAGCAGTGCCGTCACGTCCCCGAAGACGACGCCATGGACGCCGTCGAGGGGATCACTTGCATGAACGACATCTCGAACCGCGACGACCAGCGTCAGGAGAAAAACTGGGTCCGCGGGAAGGCCTTCGACGGTGCCGCGCCGCTTGGCCCGGTGCTCGCAACGCCGGACGAAGTCCCCGACGACGCCGCCGTCCGCTCGCGCGTCAACGGGGACCTGAAACAGGACGGCACCCGCGACCAGCTCATCTTCCCGATTCCGGAACTGATCGCCGAAATCACGACCTACCTCACTTTAGAACCCGGCGACATCATCGCGACCGGCACCCCCGAAGGCGTCGGCCCGCTCGCAGACGGCGACGAGATCGAGATCGAAGTCGAAGGTGTAGGAACGCTCGAGCACACCGTTTGCATCCCGTAACCGACCTGCTACTCGACCGTGAACAGGTGCCCCTCCGTGGGCACGTCGAACAGCCCGATTCGCGCGCCCGCGTCGAGCCACGCGTGTCCATAAGAAAAGGAGGCCAGAGCGTTCACCGGATCGTCGTTCTCGCGGAAGTGTCGCCCGTCCTCGAGATACGAATCGGCCATCTCGTAACACTCTGCGG contains:
- a CDS encoding aminotransferase class I/II-fold pyridoxal phosphate-dependent enzyme; amino-acid sequence: MEDRGFDLEDRVTALEEENRRTLSPADRVAERVHFAPPPGGDLPVLEAEEVLVFGSNNYLGLTGNQRVQNAARQAAATVGTGAGASRPVTGDTLVHHDLERQLAEVTGTDRALSFSSGYVAGVGTITALEPDAVFVDESTNAGIVDGCKLSRADVVVYDHCSPDDLRSKLEMRAEHGADDESWLIATDTVFGTAGTVAPLSAICNLATTFGAWVLADETHATGLYAGGGGIVQAEGLEECVDVQLGSLSMALASQGGYVAGSDALIEWLVHEAPPFVTSPGLAPTSAGAASEALHVARHTDARERLWENVAHLRDGLKSMGFELRGDSQVLSIVVDDQKDAIALADGIRERNVVAPATEPPKHDGRSRLRVTPIATHRPADVVACLEALQAAGEDIGLL
- a CDS encoding fumarylacetoacetate hydrolase family protein, with product MKHVRFRDPAGAVRRGKYQDGIVHFANESYDKESDEIDVLPPCEPSKIVCIGRNYADHADEMDSTVPDQPLLFLKPPSALAGHGDTVTVPAGKDRIDYEAELAVVIGEQCRHVPEDDAMDAVEGITCMNDISNRDDQRQEKNWVRGKAFDGAAPLGPVLATPDEVPDDAAVRSRVNGDLKQDGTRDQLIFPIPELIAEITTYLTLEPGDIIATGTPEGVGPLADGDEIEIEVEGVGTLEHTVCIP
- the sucD gene encoding succinate--CoA ligase subunit alpha, giving the protein MSVLVDDDTRVVVQGITGGEGKFHAEQMMEYGTNVVAGAVPGKGGQEAVGVPVYDTVHEAVEEENADTSVVFVPPAFAGDAIFEALDADLDLAVAITEGIPTQDMAKVNKRLSETDTRLVGPNCPGLITPGEAKLGILPGNIFAEGNVGLVSRSGTLTYQVVDNLTARGIGQTTAIGIGGDPIIGTSFIDALELFENDPDTEAIVMCGEIGGEDEEQAAAFIDEHVDTPVAGFIAGRTAPPGKRMGHAGAIVSGSGTGTAESKISALNDAGVPVGDTPEEVADHIAEFL
- a CDS encoding UbiA family prenyltransferase; its protein translation is MYPPAARLGRWVRTLEKGLRILVHSNLFISIATTSVAVTTARLVGLPLEALPLFVVFAATLFVYTVNRLTDLEEDEQNVPQRAAFTKRYGRRWLGLGSFLYLVAVVASLALGLPGTGYMLAPLLAVVLYSQVGIKRVFFLKNLFVGLAWGAIPLGVGYYYGQLWTAEILFLTGYVAAMITVAAVIFDVKDIQGDIEEGISTIPNTVGPEQTRQVAQLGNAAVAIAVVSVVTAGLVPTRLLAVLSMNAYVASYVPFATPDRGPLFYGFVVDGEHVFLAGVVVGLEWLLW
- a CDS encoding HalOD1 output domain-containing protein encodes the protein MTQTLEADSDGVCERIVMAVATLENTEPVELPPLFEAVDPDALTAAFETTESGAERTGRIAFPYAGYDVTVEFGDEPVVTVE
- a CDS encoding DUF357 domain-containing protein; translated protein: MAADLEEKTDRYGELLAEALAEATIAPREGTPMYDAAAECYEMADSYLEDGRHFRENDDPVNALASFSYGHAWLDAGARIGLFDVPTEGHLFTVE
- a CDS encoding universal stress protein; this encodes MYDTVFAPTDGSDRSETALAHALDLADRYDATLHTQYVVESSPAFGSTLDDDAEEDIYGSLFDAGERAVDDVVDRAEESGLEVESSVVRGVPHEEILEYVDENDVDIVVMATSGRTGTSRELIGSVAERVIRSSPVPVVTVNVGDE
- the sucC gene encoding ADP-forming succinate--CoA ligase subunit beta, whose translation is MRLHEYQAKGVFADAGIPTPASQLASDVDGVVSAADEIGYPVAVKAQVHVGGRGKAGGIELVADADEAREAADSILGMDLKGYHVEQVLVEEAVDFTNELYVGITMDRSEGKPVAMVSTKGGVDIEGVAEEDPDAIAREHVDPSFGMHPYQARKAVYDAGVDESVARDVSSILKTLYDLWESRDGSDVEINPLMVTEDDEVVAADAVMNVDEDALFRQPELAEMEDEAAGGDELEQKADEYDFDYVRLSGNVGIIGNGAGLVMTTLDLVDHYGGEPANFLDVGGGAKAQRIANALDMVFSDDNVDSVVFNIFGGITRGDEVARGINEALEQFDEIPKPVVVRLAGTNWEEGMEILNEDLVTVEQTLEDAVQRSVEYADEVNEQ
- a CDS encoding DUF5795 family protein, translating into MSENRVVQGRMVTAKKLAELVEDDSVMEAESIEDADRACPDCGGGVLQVGYMPSVTEFVTGWKCQDCDWSETDRN
- a CDS encoding universal stress protein, with protein sequence MTAHVLVPVDGSAAADTALEYAHEQFPNAGLTLLYVMDPMADYSRRRSFPGYRDDDEFTNEREKGELVLENAIERLPDDASIETTLESGDPADAIVRYTDDGDVDHVVIGSHGRKSVARFLLGSVAEAVVRRSVVPVTVVRPDE